Proteins encoded by one window of Akkermansia muciniphila ATCC BAA-835:
- a CDS encoding TIGR01777 family oxidoreductase — protein MNVAITGSGGFIGSHLSKRLEMFGHRVTPLRRYLFAQEGVDCLAQALAGCHAVINLAGAPIDRRWTDAYKRELVESRIMTTRKLVEAVNRLHEPPGVMISASAVGYYGSSGGCHGELDDPEADSFLAELCVAWEKEAGLVNSSVRLVLTRFGVVLSPDGGALPEMMRPARFGVTATAGNPDHLFSWVALEDLADALVFIMGRQDISGPVNVTAPELTTNREFYRAAAEHFHTRLSIRVPDAVLRLLMGEASQVITGGQCAVPETLMREGFTFQYPDIRTFFNKAFSVKS, from the coding sequence ATGAATGTAGCCATTACGGGATCCGGAGGATTTATAGGGAGTCATTTGTCCAAGCGTCTTGAGATGTTCGGGCATCGGGTGACGCCCTTGCGGCGCTATCTGTTTGCCCAGGAGGGCGTGGATTGTCTGGCGCAGGCCCTGGCGGGATGCCATGCCGTCATCAATCTGGCCGGAGCGCCCATCGACCGGCGCTGGACGGATGCCTACAAGAGGGAGCTGGTGGAGAGCCGCATCATGACCACCCGCAAGCTGGTGGAAGCGGTCAACAGGTTGCATGAACCGCCGGGAGTGATGATTTCCGCCTCTGCTGTCGGGTACTATGGCTCGTCCGGCGGCTGTCATGGGGAACTGGACGATCCGGAAGCGGATTCCTTTCTGGCGGAATTGTGCGTGGCCTGGGAAAAGGAGGCCGGGCTGGTGAACAGCTCCGTGCGGCTGGTCCTTACCCGGTTTGGCGTAGTTCTTTCTCCGGATGGAGGGGCGCTCCCCGAGATGATGCGGCCGGCCCGGTTCGGCGTTACGGCAACCGCAGGAAATCCGGATCATCTTTTTTCCTGGGTGGCTTTGGAAGATCTGGCGGATGCCCTGGTCTTCATTATGGGCCGGCAGGATATTTCCGGCCCGGTCAATGTAACGGCGCCGGAGCTCACCACCAACCGGGAATTCTACAGGGCAGCCGCGGAACATTTCCACACCCGTCTGTCCATCCGTGTTCCGGACGCCGTTCTGCGGTTGCTGATGGGAGAAGCTTCCCAGGTGATTACCGGCGGCCAGTGCGCCGTTCCGGAGACGCTGATGAGGGAAGGGTTTACATTCCAATATCCGGATATCCGCACTTTTTTTAACAAAGCATTTTCTGTCAAATCATGA
- the ilvC gene encoding ketol-acid reductoisomerase — MDIIHDNAADLSALNGKTVAVIGYGAQGRAQALCMRDSGVNVIIGVRPGKSFDAAAQDGFQVMSVAEAAEKADIIHILLPDESHGAVYEAEIKPHLKAGKTLCCSHGFAYVFNTIVPPADVDVIMVAPKGPGTEVRRVFEEGFGCPGLIAVHQNPSGKARDVALAMAKAEGLTRGGVLECTMAQETYEDLFGEQNVLCGGLVDLMKYGFETLTEAGYPPEMAYFECVHEAKLIVDLIYNGGIQKMNSVISNTAEFGEYYNGPQILPAEVKERMKESLKRIESGKFAKDWLEEAAKGAPNLKAKREALGQHPVEIVGAKIRSLFERN, encoded by the coding sequence ATGGATATTATTCATGACAACGCCGCTGATCTCAGCGCATTGAACGGCAAGACCGTTGCCGTGATCGGATATGGCGCCCAGGGGCGCGCTCAGGCACTTTGCATGCGTGATTCCGGTGTGAACGTGATTATCGGCGTTCGCCCCGGCAAGTCTTTTGACGCCGCCGCCCAGGATGGATTCCAGGTAATGAGCGTCGCGGAAGCCGCCGAAAAAGCGGACATCATTCACATTCTGCTGCCGGATGAAAGCCACGGCGCCGTGTATGAAGCTGAAATCAAGCCTCACTTGAAGGCCGGCAAGACGCTTTGCTGCTCCCATGGCTTCGCGTATGTTTTCAATACCATCGTCCCCCCTGCGGATGTAGATGTAATCATGGTGGCCCCCAAGGGCCCGGGCACGGAAGTGCGCCGAGTATTTGAAGAAGGGTTCGGCTGCCCCGGCCTGATTGCCGTTCATCAGAACCCCTCCGGCAAGGCCCGTGACGTGGCTCTTGCCATGGCCAAGGCGGAAGGCCTGACCCGCGGCGGCGTGCTGGAATGCACCATGGCCCAGGAAACGTATGAAGACCTGTTCGGTGAACAGAACGTCCTGTGCGGTGGTCTGGTGGACCTGATGAAGTACGGCTTTGAAACCCTGACGGAAGCCGGCTATCCGCCGGAAATGGCCTACTTTGAGTGCGTGCATGAAGCCAAGCTCATCGTGGACCTGATTTATAACGGCGGCATCCAGAAGATGAACTCCGTGATTTCCAACACGGCCGAATTCGGCGAATATTACAACGGCCCGCAGATCCTGCCCGCAGAGGTGAAGGAACGCATGAAGGAATCCCTCAAGCGCATTGAATCCGGCAAGTTCGCCAAGGACTGGCTGGAAGAGGCAGCCAAGGGCGCTCCCAACCTCAAAGCCAAGCGCGAAGCCCTGGGTCAGCACCCGGTGGAAATCGTGGGCGCCAAGATCCGCAGTCTGTTTGAAAGGAACTAA
- a CDS encoding sulfatase-like hydrolase/transferase translates to MIVILADDLGYGDLGCTGSKQIKTPSLDRLAREGVFCSRAYVTAPMCSPSRMGLLTGRFPKRYGITTNPNIQMDYLPESHYGLPQTEKLIPEYLAPCGYRSAVFGKWHLGHTKGYTPPERGFTHWWGFLGGSRHYFPVKKEAEGLNPSMIVSNFTDKTDITYLTDDITDRAVEFLQEAGKDKKPFFMFVSYNAPHWPNEAKPEDIAKFRNVQNGERRVYCAMVYAMDRGIGRILDALKADGLEKDTIVVFLSDNGGAPEASSCNAPFRGAKRQHFEGGVRVPFIIRYPADKRLVPGSVCRQPVSSVDLLPALLKANGRHIPRKLDGMDILELVGNKGAPVPRTFFWCTDYTSAVLTGDMKYLLVPDRAPQFYNVADDPQEQRDLYFSRHQDADLLAKKLGTYLTTTPACRFPDSISWSAKLMREYDKTAPDRQPE, encoded by the coding sequence ATGATTGTCATTCTGGCGGATGACCTGGGTTATGGGGATTTGGGCTGTACAGGTTCCAAGCAGATAAAAACGCCTTCCCTTGACCGGCTGGCAAGGGAGGGGGTGTTCTGCTCCCGGGCGTATGTGACGGCGCCGATGTGTTCTCCCTCCCGCATGGGACTGCTGACGGGGCGTTTCCCCAAGCGTTACGGCATCACGACGAATCCCAATATCCAGATGGATTATCTTCCGGAGTCCCACTACGGGCTGCCGCAGACGGAGAAATTGATTCCGGAGTATTTGGCTCCCTGTGGGTACCGGAGCGCGGTATTCGGCAAGTGGCATCTTGGCCACACGAAGGGATATACGCCGCCGGAGCGCGGTTTTACGCATTGGTGGGGGTTCCTGGGCGGTTCCCGGCATTATTTTCCCGTGAAGAAAGAGGCTGAAGGCCTGAATCCCTCCATGATTGTATCCAATTTTACGGATAAGACGGACATCACCTATTTGACGGACGATATTACAGACCGGGCGGTTGAATTTCTGCAGGAAGCCGGAAAGGATAAGAAACCGTTTTTCATGTTCGTTTCCTACAACGCCCCCCATTGGCCCAATGAAGCCAAACCGGAGGATATCGCCAAATTCAGGAACGTGCAGAACGGGGAACGACGGGTTTATTGCGCCATGGTATATGCGATGGACAGGGGAATAGGCCGCATTCTGGATGCCTTGAAAGCAGACGGTTTGGAAAAGGATACCATCGTCGTCTTCCTGTCGGACAATGGAGGCGCTCCGGAAGCTTCTTCCTGCAACGCCCCTTTCCGGGGTGCCAAGAGGCAGCATTTTGAAGGAGGTGTTCGCGTACCTTTTATTATCAGATATCCGGCGGACAAGCGTTTGGTTCCCGGAAGCGTTTGCAGACAGCCCGTTTCCTCCGTGGATTTGCTTCCCGCTTTGCTGAAGGCGAATGGCCGTCACATTCCCAGGAAGCTGGACGGCATGGATATTCTGGAGCTGGTGGGGAACAAGGGAGCTCCCGTTCCGCGCACCTTTTTCTGGTGCACGGATTACACGTCCGCTGTGCTGACCGGTGATATGAAGTACCTGCTGGTCCCGGATCGCGCTCCGCAGTTTTATAATGTGGCGGACGATCCCCAGGAACAGAGGGATTTGTATTTTTCCAGGCACCAGGATGCGGATCTCCTCGCTAAAAAGCTGGGAACATACCTGACTACGACGCCTGCATGCCGTTTTCCCGACAGTATCAGCTGGTCCGCCAAATTGATGAGGGAGTATGACAAGACTGCGCCGGACAGGCAGCCTGAGTAA
- a CDS encoding lipocalin family protein: MSMIQTIVTSLFHGHSVKTDPMPDFNLERYLGEWHEIARLENWFERGLSRVLARYDRREDGSISVVNSGYDVRTGERKEARARAVAGDAPNHLKVYFVPLVYGRYEVAFLDENYTRSVVSGGSLNYLWLLARSPQLKDDELQPMLHCAEKLGYDTSRLIYANVQASPDK; encoded by the coding sequence ATGAGCATGATACAGACCATCGTTACTTCCCTGTTTCACGGCCATTCCGTCAAAACCGATCCCATGCCGGATTTCAATCTGGAACGTTATCTGGGGGAATGGCACGAAATAGCCCGTCTGGAAAACTGGTTCGAGCGCGGGCTCAGCAGGGTTCTTGCCCGGTATGACCGCAGGGAGGACGGTTCCATTTCCGTGGTTAACAGCGGTTATGACGTTCGTACCGGGGAACGGAAGGAGGCGCGTGCACGGGCGGTGGCGGGGGATGCCCCCAATCATTTGAAAGTGTACTTTGTACCACTGGTATACGGCCGGTATGAAGTGGCTTTCCTGGATGAGAATTACACCCGCTCCGTAGTTTCCGGCGGTTCCCTGAATTATCTGTGGCTGCTTGCCCGCTCGCCGCAGTTGAAGGATGACGAGCTTCAGCCGATGCTTCATTGCGCGGAAAAACTGGGGTATGATACTTCCCGGTTGATTTACGCCAATGTCCAGGCCTCTCCGGACAAATAA
- a CDS encoding FadR/GntR family transcriptional regulator — protein sequence MKQSKTMELKKPVRVSLARQVLTAMESMIRSGKWKVGDRIPAEAELARAFSVSHNTIREALQSLIHMGMLEARPGDGTYVMASDRFAVAVSNRLKESELPQILEARLALEKEIARLAAVKRTDEDLKELENALKDCHGRVRQGIEDDMLFHAAVARATHNPVLSELYNVVIRHVQENLEKLLQEKQYDSGAMKLHDDLLAAIRKQEADEAENIIVKIVEFDTVSIGGAFIS from the coding sequence ATGAAGCAGTCCAAGACAATGGAGCTGAAGAAACCGGTGCGGGTGTCCCTGGCCCGCCAGGTGCTTACCGCCATGGAATCCATGATACGGTCCGGCAAATGGAAGGTTGGAGACCGCATTCCCGCGGAAGCGGAACTGGCCCGTGCCTTTTCCGTCAGCCACAACACCATCCGCGAAGCCCTTCAATCCCTGATTCACATGGGGATGCTGGAAGCGCGCCCCGGAGACGGCACGTACGTGATGGCGTCAGACCGCTTTGCCGTCGCGGTGAGCAACCGCCTCAAGGAATCCGAGCTGCCTCAGATTCTGGAGGCGCGGCTGGCTTTGGAAAAGGAAATTGCGCGGCTGGCCGCCGTTAAAAGGACGGATGAAGATTTGAAGGAGCTGGAAAATGCCCTGAAGGACTGCCACGGCAGGGTAAGGCAGGGCATTGAGGATGACATGCTGTTTCATGCCGCCGTGGCCCGCGCCACGCATAATCCGGTGCTCTCGGAATTGTATAACGTGGTCATCCGCCATGTGCAGGAGAATCTGGAAAAGCTGCTTCAGGAGAAGCAATACGACTCCGGCGCCATGAAGCTGCATGACGACCTTCTCGCAGCCATCAGGAAGCAGGAGGCGGATGAAGCGGAGAACATTATTGTAAAGATTGTGGAATTTGACACCGTCAGCATAGGCGGGGCATTCATTTCTTGA
- a CDS encoding ABC transporter ATP-binding protein has translation MEHASPAVNVENARVYLGGHEILHNISWQVQRGERCFILGANGAGKTTLVKVLMGFAWPLFGARVQVLGKTFGHVNLLELRKSIAWVSPFMHKWLEDGSWNGRDMVLSGPDGTIGLLREPTPEEEEKAAGIMKSLKAEHLMDRPVVAMSSGEQVKVLIARALMTNPELMILDEPSVYLDLAGREFLLKTIEELAETRPDLTIMFITQRIEDILPVFNRGMILKSGEIVAHGSRDEVLTEENLKDAFGLDIQLIKTEKGRLWTVIR, from the coding sequence ATGGAGCATGCCTCACCGGCCGTCAATGTAGAAAACGCTAGGGTATACCTGGGCGGGCACGAAATCCTGCACAATATTTCCTGGCAGGTGCAGCGCGGAGAACGTTGTTTTATTCTGGGGGCCAACGGCGCCGGAAAGACAACGCTGGTCAAAGTGCTGATGGGGTTTGCATGGCCGCTTTTCGGAGCCAGGGTGCAGGTTCTGGGCAAGACCTTCGGGCACGTGAACCTGCTGGAATTGCGCAAGTCCATTGCGTGGGTGAGTCCGTTCATGCACAAGTGGCTGGAGGATGGCTCCTGGAACGGGCGCGACATGGTGCTTTCCGGCCCTGACGGAACTATCGGCCTCCTGAGGGAGCCGACGCCGGAAGAGGAGGAAAAAGCCGCAGGAATCATGAAATCCCTGAAAGCGGAGCATTTGATGGACAGGCCGGTGGTGGCCATGTCTTCCGGGGAACAGGTGAAAGTGCTGATTGCCCGGGCTCTGATGACGAATCCGGAACTGATGATTCTGGACGAACCCAGCGTTTACCTGGATTTGGCAGGGCGGGAATTTTTGTTGAAAACCATTGAAGAACTGGCTGAAACGAGGCCTGATCTGACCATCATGTTCATCACCCAGCGCATTGAAGATATCCTTCCCGTATTTAACCGCGGCATGATTTTAAAGTCCGGAGAAATCGTGGCGCATGGAAGCCGGGACGAGGTGCTGACGGAGGAAAACCTGAAAGACGCCTTTGGGCTGGATATCCAGTTAATCAAGACGGAGAAGGGGCGTCTCTGGACCGTTATCCGATAA
- a CDS encoding SPFH domain-containing protein → MNKSPKTAFSLLIPAVIFVAVGAAIFAFQNFSNKRVLSGFAGYVYSKPIFGQNRFEGILIGPSSTGWAWRKEVSKVSITPDTTVEEFDARNGGAILGKDKLPISCKASLVYRLDPSRVKEFMEDYGGIAQSSGRNDDEVADEIMLFAYKNFIQQPFRTAVRAELSQYNALDASGSLQKISDNVYTQLSKRLDGTPFIVDSVAVGETNPPQAIIESVVRKVQTTQENERKETELQIARKDIAIQRARGEAEGAMKMEIARQEVNANLARGEAEAKVIVMRGKAQAEAALEAARAEAEGLALKEKAMGPNMLRAKAFENMLNNAKVYLPSGKDAEGNMSVLGILNLDKEPAK, encoded by the coding sequence ATGAATAAATCTCCCAAAACCGCCTTCTCCCTGCTCATTCCCGCCGTCATCTTCGTCGCTGTGGGCGCCGCCATTTTTGCCTTCCAGAATTTCAGCAACAAGCGCGTATTGTCCGGCTTTGCCGGATATGTCTATTCCAAACCCATTTTCGGACAGAACAGGTTTGAAGGCATCCTGATCGGGCCGTCCTCCACGGGATGGGCGTGGAGAAAGGAAGTCAGCAAGGTTTCCATCACGCCGGATACCACGGTGGAAGAATTCGACGCCCGCAATGGAGGGGCTATTCTGGGCAAGGACAAGCTCCCCATCTCCTGCAAAGCTTCTCTGGTTTACCGGCTGGACCCGTCCCGGGTAAAGGAATTCATGGAAGATTACGGAGGCATCGCCCAAAGCTCCGGCCGCAATGATGACGAAGTGGCGGACGAAATCATGCTCTTTGCCTACAAAAATTTCATTCAGCAGCCTTTCCGTACAGCCGTGCGGGCGGAATTAAGCCAGTACAATGCCCTGGACGCCTCCGGCAGCCTGCAAAAAATTTCCGACAACGTTTACACGCAGTTAAGCAAGCGGCTGGACGGCACCCCCTTTATTGTGGATTCCGTAGCCGTGGGGGAAACAAATCCCCCGCAGGCCATCATTGAATCCGTCGTCAGAAAAGTTCAGACGACTCAGGAAAACGAACGCAAGGAAACGGAACTTCAAATCGCCCGGAAAGACATCGCCATCCAGCGTGCACGCGGGGAGGCGGAAGGCGCCATGAAAATGGAAATAGCGCGCCAGGAAGTAAACGCTAACCTGGCCCGGGGAGAAGCGGAGGCCAAAGTCATTGTCATGCGGGGCAAGGCCCAGGCGGAAGCAGCCCTGGAAGCAGCCCGGGCGGAAGCGGAAGGACTGGCATTGAAGGAAAAGGCCATGGGACCGAACATGCTCCGCGCCAAGGCCTTTGAAAACATGCTGAACAATGCGAAGGTCTATCTCCCCTCCGGAAAAGATGCGGAAGGCAACATGTCTGTACTGGGTATCCTGAACCTGGACAAGGAACCCGCCAAATAA